A stretch of Thermomicrobium roseum DSM 5159 DNA encodes these proteins:
- a CDS encoding OmpA/MotB family protein has protein sequence MARRQRHHEGEHENLERWLITYADLITLLLIFFVVMYSISQADLAKFRQVASSLRAAFNLDVLTAPPPGQSMVTPLEQDPRFNAYLSVRAQVASLFTRLGLDRQGAEVELTSEGIVIHLSDAILFPPGQAELRPEAQRVLDGIAAIIEPLPNPIRVEGHTDSTPPPPGSYPDNWELSAMRAVNTVRYLTDVAGLPPQRLSAAGYGEFRPRASNETVEGRRKNRRVDIVIVQPTLGGP, from the coding sequence ATGGCTCGACGCCAGCGGCATCATGAAGGCGAGCACGAGAACCTGGAGCGCTGGCTCATCACCTATGCCGATCTCATCACGCTGTTGCTCATCTTCTTCGTCGTCATGTACTCGATCTCGCAGGCCGACCTGGCCAAGTTCCGTCAGGTGGCTAGTTCGTTACGGGCTGCCTTCAATCTAGATGTGCTCACTGCTCCACCACCTGGCCAGTCGATGGTCACGCCTCTCGAGCAGGATCCCCGCTTCAATGCGTACCTGAGTGTCCGCGCGCAAGTGGCTTCCCTCTTCACTCGGCTCGGCCTCGACCGGCAGGGTGCGGAGGTCGAGCTGACGAGCGAAGGGATCGTCATCCATCTCTCCGATGCGATCCTCTTTCCACCCGGACAGGCCGAGCTCCGTCCCGAGGCCCAGCGCGTGTTGGACGGGATCGCGGCCATCATCGAGCCTTTGCCGAACCCGATCCGCGTCGAGGGGCATACTGACAGTACTCCGCCTCCGCCCGGCTCGTACCCGGACAATTGGGAGCTTTCGGCTATGCGTGCCGTCAACACGGTGCGGTATCTCACCGATGTGGCTGGCTTGCCGCCCCAACGCCTCAGTGCCGCTGGCTATGGCGAGTTTCGGCCTCGGGCCTCCAACGAAACGGTGGAAGGACGACGCAAGAACCGGCGAGTCGATATCGTGATCGTCCAGCCGACACTCGGCGGCCCGTGA
- a CDS encoding flagellar basal body-associated FliL family protein produces MIKRLLSKRLLLLVIPLVLVVAGAGFFLLGGAGAAPFVLNITINQSGDGGKSAAPAEQHLTVSLGERIVNLADPGGYRYLKTEIVVEVAVDQKTYERLTAAGGGGGHGGGGGSTDPLRAELEHSWPKIQDTLTMVLTSKTVDELATLEGKEHLKDELREKLQPAFGDYKITEVYLTQFVIQ; encoded by the coding sequence ATGATCAAGCGGTTACTCTCAAAACGACTTCTGCTGCTCGTGATTCCGCTCGTTCTGGTGGTCGCTGGTGCCGGTTTCTTTCTCCTCGGTGGCGCCGGTGCAGCGCCCTTCGTCCTCAACATCACGATCAACCAGTCCGGGGACGGGGGGAAGTCGGCAGCACCGGCCGAGCAGCATCTCACCGTCTCGCTCGGCGAGCGGATCGTCAACCTGGCTGACCCCGGTGGCTATCGCTATCTCAAGACGGAGATCGTCGTGGAAGTCGCCGTCGACCAGAAAACCTACGAGCGTCTCACCGCCGCAGGCGGAGGCGGCGGTCATGGTGGTGGCGGTGGCAGCACCGATCCGCTGCGCGCTGAGCTGGAGCACTCCTGGCCCAAAATCCAGGACACCTTGACGATGGTGCTTACGTCCAAGACCGTCGACGAACTCGCGACACTCGAAGGGAAAGAACACCTCAAGGACGAACTCCGCGAGAAGCTCCAGCCAGCTTTCGGTGACTACAAAATTACCGAGGTTTATCTCACGCAGTTCGTGATCCAGTGA